One part of the Mariniflexile litorale genome encodes these proteins:
- a CDS encoding ABC transporter ATP-binding protein: MSIIVSNISKSYKSVKALENISFEVKEGELFGLIGPDGAGKTTLFRILTTLLIANEGSATVAYFDVVSDYKKIRNNVGYMPGKFSLYQDLTIEENLNFFATIFGTTIQENYDLIKEIYVQIEPFKERRAGKLSGGMKQKLALCCALIHKPKVLFLDEPTTGVDPVSRKEFWDMLKRLQQKGITILVSTPYMDEAALCDRIALIQNGKILQIDTPQAIVKHYPKQIYNVRANDTYQLLNSLNAYKHNHSVYPFGEFVHYTDSREDFNPKDLIDYLESKNLSNIKIEKTEPTIEDTFMELAK; this comes from the coding sequence ATGAGTATTATAGTTTCTAACATATCAAAATCTTACAAAAGCGTAAAAGCTTTAGAGAACATTTCTTTTGAAGTAAAAGAAGGGGAGCTTTTTGGACTTATTGGTCCGGATGGCGCAGGTAAAACAACATTGTTTAGAATTTTAACAACGCTGTTAATTGCTAATGAAGGCTCTGCAACGGTTGCTTATTTTGATGTGGTTTCAGACTATAAAAAGATTCGTAATAATGTTGGCTATATGCCAGGAAAGTTTTCTCTCTATCAAGATTTAACGATTGAAGAAAACTTAAATTTCTTCGCAACCATTTTCGGAACCACCATTCAAGAAAACTACGATTTAATAAAAGAAATTTATGTTCAAATAGAGCCTTTTAAAGAGCGTCGTGCTGGTAAATTATCTGGTGGAATGAAACAAAAGCTGGCTTTATGTTGTGCTTTAATTCATAAACCAAAAGTGTTGTTTTTAGACGAACCAACAACAGGAGTTGATCCAGTGTCGAGGAAAGAATTTTGGGACATGCTAAAACGTTTGCAGCAAAAAGGTATTACCATTTTAGTATCTACACCATATATGGATGAAGCTGCTTTGTGTGATAGAATTGCATTAATTCAAAACGGTAAAATTTTACAGATTGATACACCTCAAGCTATTGTCAAACATTACCCAAAGCAAATTTATAACGTACGTGCAAATGATACGTATCAATTACTCAATAGTTTAAATGCCTACAAACATAACCATAGTGTGTATCCTTTTGGTGAATTTGTACATTATACTGATAGTAGAGAAGATTTTAATCCGAAAGATTTAATAGACTATTTAGAGTCTAAAAACTTATCGAATATAAAAATAGAAAAAACCGAACCAACCATTGAAGATACCTTTATGGAATTAGCTAAATAA
- a CDS encoding ABC transporter ATP-binding protein: protein MKNENVIEAQNLTKMFGDFTAVNAISFKVKKGEIFGFLGANGAGKTTAMKMLIGISKPTSGAAKVAGFDVFTNAEDIKKNIGYMSQKFALYDDLTVKENITFFGGIYGLSRKSIKEKSTILIEELGLEKVASKLVGSLPLGWKQKLSFSVSLLHDPKIVFLDEPTGGVDPITRRQFWEMIYKAANQGTTVFVTTHYMDEAEYCDRVSIMVNGKIEALDTPKKLKQQFNVANMNDVFLKLARG from the coding sequence ATGAAAAACGAAAACGTCATAGAAGCTCAAAATTTAACCAAAATGTTTGGTGATTTTACAGCAGTAAATGCCATTTCTTTTAAAGTTAAAAAAGGAGAAATATTTGGATTTCTAGGAGCCAATGGAGCAGGAAAAACAACAGCGATGAAAATGCTAATAGGCATTTCTAAACCAACTTCAGGAGCTGCTAAAGTAGCTGGATTTGATGTATTTACTAATGCAGAAGATATCAAGAAGAACATTGGTTATATGAGTCAGAAATTTGCTTTATATGATGATTTAACGGTTAAAGAAAACATTACATTCTTTGGCGGAATTTATGGTTTATCAAGAAAAAGTATCAAAGAGAAATCTACAATTTTAATAGAAGAGTTAGGACTAGAAAAGGTGGCGAGTAAATTAGTAGGTTCCTTACCATTGGGTTGGAAACAAAAACTATCCTTTTCGGTGTCTTTGCTTCACGATCCTAAAATTGTGTTTTTAGATGAGCCAACAGGTGGAGTCGATCCAATTACGAGACGTCAGTTTTGGGAAATGATTTACAAAGCAGCCAATCAAGGCACAACCGTTTTTGTAACTACGCATTATATGGATGAAGCTGAGTATTGCGATCGTGTGTCTATAATGGTAAACGGAAAAATTGAAGCTTTGGATACACCTAAAAAGCTTAAGCAACAGTTTAACGTTGCCAATATGAATGATGTGTTTTTAAAACTAGCAAGAGGATAG
- a CDS encoding GxxExxY protein: MEDKTENDISYIIRGAIFKVYNELGPGLLESVYEAVLMYELEKQGLSLKKQVPLPVFYDGIEFEIGFRLDLLVNNKVIIEIKSVETLSKVHHKQVLTYLKISELKLGILVNFNVEDITKGIFRKVNGL, translated from the coding sequence ATGGAAGATAAAACAGAAAACGACATTTCATATATAATCAGAGGAGCAATTTTTAAAGTCTATAATGAATTAGGCCCGGGTTTATTAGAGTCTGTATACGAAGCTGTTTTAATGTATGAATTAGAGAAGCAAGGGTTATCTCTTAAAAAGCAAGTACCATTGCCTGTATTTTATGATGGTATTGAATTTGAAATAGGCTTTAGATTGGATTTATTAGTAAATAATAAAGTGATAATCGAAATTAAATCGGTAGAAACTTTGTCTAAAGTACATCACAAACAAGTTTTGACTTACTTAAAAATTTCAGAATTAAAACTAGGCATTTTAGTGAATTTTAATGTAGAGGATATAACAAAAGGAATTTTCAGAAAAGTAAACGGTTTATAA
- a CDS encoding ABC transporter permease yields MKRFIGFIKKEFYHIFRDRRSLFILFGMPIAQIMLFGFAITNEINNVDIAVLDHSKDATTKEIINKISTSKYFSINQFIDREADIETIFKKGKVKAVLNFEEGFSKNLIKNNKATIQIITDATDPNTANTISNYVNAILQQYQKGLNKHITIAYQIVPETRMVYNPELKSVYMFVPGVMTIILMLVSAMMTSISITREKELGTMEILLVSPIKPIQVIIGKVFPYIFLSIINAIVIVVLSIFIFKMPVQGSLFLLAFESVLFIITALALGILISTISATQQTAMMISLMGLMLPVILLSGFIFPISSMPLPLQVISNIIPAKWFIIIIKGIMLKGVGLQYLWKETLILVGMTIFFIGLSVKKYKIRLE; encoded by the coding sequence ATGAAAAGATTCATAGGCTTCATAAAAAAAGAATTCTACCACATTTTTAGAGATAGACGCTCGTTGTTTATACTCTTCGGAATGCCAATAGCACAAATTATGCTATTTGGTTTCGCGATTACCAATGAAATAAACAATGTAGATATTGCAGTTTTAGATCATTCTAAAGATGCAACAACAAAAGAAATTATTAATAAGATTTCAACTTCAAAATACTTTAGTATCAATCAATTCATTGACAGAGAAGCAGATATTGAAACTATTTTCAAAAAAGGAAAAGTAAAAGCAGTTTTAAATTTCGAGGAAGGTTTTAGTAAAAACTTAATTAAAAACAACAAAGCAACTATCCAAATTATTACAGATGCAACAGATCCAAATACTGCAAATACGATAAGTAATTATGTCAACGCCATTCTTCAACAGTATCAAAAAGGATTGAATAAACACATCACCATTGCCTATCAAATTGTACCAGAAACAAGAATGGTTTATAATCCAGAATTAAAAAGTGTATACATGTTTGTTCCTGGCGTTATGACTATTATTTTAATGTTAGTTTCCGCAATGATGACCTCCATTTCTATTACAAGAGAAAAAGAATTAGGAACCATGGAAATCCTTTTGGTATCACCAATAAAACCAATTCAAGTTATTATTGGTAAAGTATTTCCGTATATTTTTCTATCTATTATAAACGCCATTGTCATTGTTGTTTTAAGCATATTTATATTTAAAATGCCAGTTCAAGGAAGCTTGTTTTTATTAGCTTTTGAAAGTGTTTTATTCATAATTACAGCATTAGCTTTAGGTATTTTAATCTCAACAATTTCTGCGACACAACAAACAGCCATGATGATTTCTTTAATGGGATTAATGCTACCAGTAATTCTATTATCAGGTTTTATTTTTCCAATCTCAAGCATGCCTTTACCATTGCAAGTGATTAGTAACATCATTCCTGCAAAATGGTTTATCATCATCATAAAAGGGATTATGCTAAAAGGTGTAGGATTGCAATATTTATGGAAAGAAACCTTGATTTTAGTCGGAATGACTATCTTTTTTATTGGATTAAGTGTAAAGAAATATAAAATTAGACTAGAATAA